A segment of the Jatrophihabitans endophyticus genome:
GGCGCTCGCCGTGGCGAGTGCCCCCACCTGCGTGTTCGCGTCCCCGGCGAGCCGGGCTCCGTCGGCCGCCACCGTGCTCGCCACCCCGACGTTGCGCTCGACCTCGCCGATGGAGCTCACGAGCTCCTGACCCGCGCGCTGCAGCCGCTCGGCCGACGAGAAGCGCTCCAGCGCCTGGCCGAGGAGGAACGCGGTGTTGCGCAGGGCGTCGGCGCGGCTCTCGGACAGCTCCACCGCGCGCTCGGCGAAGAAGTCCATGGTGGCGACGACCTCGCCCGCCACGACGATCGGGAGCGCCACGCCGGAGCGCACGCCGGCCCGCTGGGCCGCGGGCGCCCGCACGCAGTCGGTCACGGTGCCGAGGTCGTCGACGACGACGAGGTCGCGGGTCGACCAGGCCCGACCCGCGAGCCCGACGCCGTGGGCGAAGGTCGCGGCCAGGGTGACGCGGCGGAACTCCTCCCCCGCACTGCCGCTCTCGAGTGCGAAGCGCAGGGCCGTCCGCTGCTCGTCGAGGCGCCAGATGGAGCCGTAGCTCCAGCCGAAGCGGCTACGGACGGTCTCCAGGGCGATACGCAGCGCAGCGTCCTCGTCCGCCGCGGACGAGATGTCGCGCAGCACCGCATTGACGGCGTCGAGGTCCTCCTTCGCCTGGGCCTGCCGCTCCCGCTCGCGGACGCGCGTCAGCGCCTGCGAGACGAGCACGCCGATGCTGCGCAGCGCGTCCAGGCGCTGCGGCGACGGCTGCAGCGCCTCGGTCGCGAAGAAGTCCATGGTCGCCACGAGCTGCGGACCGTCGAAGATCGGGAAGCACACCCCGCTGACCACGCCGGCGCGCCCGGCCGCCGGGGCTCGCACGCAGTCGGTGACGTCTTTCAGGTCGGCCACGAAGACGAGCTCGCGCGTGCGCCAGGCGCGTCCGCTGAGGCCGACGCCCTCGGCGAAGGAGGCGGCGCGGGTGACCCGACGGAACTCGGCGCCGGCGCTGCCGGACTCCTGACCGAAGCGCAGGACTCCCGCCGCCCGGTCCAGCGGCCAGTACGAGCCGTAGGCCCAGCCGAACTCGGTCCGGACCACCTCGAGGGCGATCGTGACGGCGTCGGCCGACGTGTCGGCCGAGGCCAGCGCGGTGACCACGCGAGTCACGGCCTCGATATCGTGACGGCCGTCCTCGACCTGCTGCTGCAGGTCCCGGACGGTGGCGGCCGCGGCGCGGAACATGGGTGGTCCTCTCGTGGGGTTCGTGTGCGCAGGGGAGATACCCGTTGCACGCAATCTAATATCGATTTAACACCAGCCGATCGGGGCGGCGGTCGGTCACCCCGCCAGGTAGGCCCGGATCGGCGGCAGCCGCAGCGCGGCCCGCGTCGGGGCCACCGCCGCGATCGCGGCGAGCAGGCCGACGCCGGCCACGGCGCCGGCGACCAGCACCGGCGGCACGACGGGCACGACCAGGTGTCCCTCGGCCTCGACCCCGAAGACGCTCTGGGCGCCGACCCAGCCGAACGCGAGGCCCACGACGAGGCCGAGCACCGTCGCGGTCAGCGTCAGCAGGAGGCTCTCGGCGAGCACGCCCGCCCGCGTGGCCCGCCCGGGTTGGCCGAGCACGCGGCGCAGCGCCGTCTCGCGCCGACGCGTCCAGCCGCCGAACCACATCGCGTTGCCCAGCGCGATCGTCGCGGTGGTGACGAGGAAGACGGTGAGCACCAGGACCACCGAGACCACCGCGGTGAGGACGTCGTGGGCGAGCCCCGCCACCGCCGAGCCCTCGTAGTGCTCGGCCACCGCCGCCTGGAAGCTCGCGATGCCGACGGCGAAGGTCGTCACGAGCGTCACGGCGGCGGCGATGCCGAGCACGGCCCGGCTGGTACGCAGCGGATGCCGCAGCAGCGTGCGGCGGGCCAGCTCGAGCGCGACGCCGCGCGGCAGCACCCGGGCGAGACCGGCCAGCAGGCCGGGCACGAAGCGATGCGCCTGCGACACCAGCCCGACGAACGTGACCACGCCGCCGACGACGGCCGGCACCATGGCCAGCGGCGTCTGCGTCGAGGCGGCCACGGCGAACGCCAGCAGCGTCACCCCGGCGCCGAGGACGGCCGCGGCGGCCCGCCGCGGCACCGCGAGCGTCGCGGTGACCGCCGCGTCCGCCTCGGCCGACAGCCGCAACGCCGCCACCGGCGCCACGGTGAGCACCACGGCCGTCCCACGCCGGACCGCACCCCGGGTCACCACCAGCTGCGCGCCGAGAGCCACCAGCAGCAGCGGCGACGGCACGAAGGCGGCCGCGCCGATGCGGAACTCGCGCGACTGCGTCACGCCGAACGCGAGCACCGCCGCGCTCACCCCGTAGCCGAGCACCGCTCCCCCCGCGACGCCCACGACGGCGCGTCGCATGACCGCCCGCCGCACCCGGTCGCGCTCGTCGCGCGCGGCGGCGCCGAGCAGCCGCCGGAGCGCGATCTCGCGGAGCTGCCCGGTCAGCACGACCTCCGTCGCCCCCGCGACCACCACCGCGGTCACGGTGACGGCGACGGTCAGGAACACGACGGTGAGGATGCCGAGCACCAGCTGCGCCGTGGCGCCTGCGCCGAACATGCCTGCCCCGACCGCGTCGCCGGTCGCCCCGATCTGCATGACGATCGCGACGCCCTGCGCGGCACCGAGCGCGGACACCGCCGTCACGACACCGGCGGCCCGGCGCGTCGCCGCGCTCATCGCGCCACCTCGGCGAGCATCAGCTGCGACAGCGTGGCCGCGTCGGTCCGGGGCAGGTCGTGCACGAGGCGGCCGTCGGCGAGCACGAGCACGCGGTCGGCCACGGCGGCGGCGGCCGGGTCGTGCGTCACCATGACGACCGTGCAGCCCTGCGTGGGCGCGAGCCCGGCCAGCAGCGCCAGCACCGACCGTCCGGTGGCGAGATCGAGGTTGCCGGTGGGCTCGTCGGCGAAGACCACCGACGGTCGGTGGACGAGGGCGCGCGCGATCGCGACCCGCTGCTGCTGGCCGCCGGAGATCTCCGTCGGCCGGCGCGCGAGCAGCGGCGCCAGGTCGAGGGCGTCGATCAGGTGCGCCCGCCACTGCGGGTCGGCCGGCGCCACGTCCCGGGCGAGCCGGAACGGGACGTCGACGTTCTCGGCGACGCTCAGGTCGTCGAACACGGTGAAGGCCTGGAAGACGAAGCCCATCGCGTCGCGCCGCAACCGGGTCAGGTCGTCGTCGGAGAGCGCGTTCAGATCCTGGTCGCCGAGAGTCACACCACCGCTGGACGGGCGGTCCAGGCCGGCGAGCAGGTGCATGAGCGTCGACTTCCCCGAGCCCGACGGGCCCATGACCGCGGTCAGCGTGCCCGGGTCGAAGTCGACGGTCACGTCGTCGACGGCGGCCACCCGGCCGTGACCCGAGCCGTAGCCGCGGCTCACCCGGGTGGCGCGGAGCAGTCGCCGTACGGAGGCGTATGTCGAGGATTCCCGCGCCTGCGGTGTCGGCGGGATCCGTGCGGACGGCGATGTCGGTGCCGACGCTGGTGTCGGTGGGGAGGTCATGGCAGCGACGGTAGGGAGACCGGCGCTCGCGCACATCGGCCGCGAGGACGGTCCGCCCGGCACCCCGGTACCACCCGAGCCCGCCCGTCCGTCCGCCGCCGGTCAGCGCAGGCCGTGGTCCACGGCGTACACGACGAGCTGCACCCGATCGCGCAACGCGAGTTTGCGCAGGATCGCGCCGACGTGCGTCTTGACCGTCGACTCGCTGAGGTGCGCCGAGCGCGCGATCTCGAGATTGCTCAACCCGCGGGCCACCGCGTGGAAGACCTCCTCCTCCTTCGCGGTGAGCGTCCGGTACGCCGGTGGCACGTCGCGCGGCGCATGCAGCGAGCCGTCCATGAGGGCGCCGAGGTCGTCGGGGGCGAGCACGGCGTTGCCCGCGTGCACCGTCCGGATCGCGGCGAGCAGGAACTCGGGGGTCGTGTCCTTCAGCAGGAACCCGCTCGCGCCGAGCCGGATCGCGGTCGCGGCGCGGTCGTCGAGGTCGAACGTGGTGAGCACGATGACCCGTACGGGCGCGGTCCGGCGCGCCACGGCCTCGGGCGCGAAGATCCGCCGACATGCCTCGACGCCGTCGACCCCGGGCATCCGGACGTCCATGAGCACGACGTCGGGGCGCAGCTCCTCGACGAGCCGCACCGCCGCCGCACCGTCGCCCGCCTCCCCCACCACGCGCAGATCGGGCTGCGTGCCCACCGTCAGCGCGAGACCCGAGCGGAACAGGGCCTGGTCGTCCACGAGCAGCACCGCGACCGGGGACGTCACGACGTGCCGTCCGCGGAGAGCGGCAGTCGGGCGACGGCGACGAATCGGCCGCGCGCGTGCGTGGTCCGAACGCTGCCCCCGAGCGGGTCCAGGCGCGACGTCACGCCGGCGAGGCCCGTCCCCGTCGCCGCGCCGGCGACCGTGGCGGCCGCCGGATTCGTCACGCGCAGGGTCAGCGCGTCCGCCGCCCACACCTGGTCGACCTCGATCTCGCCCTGGCCCCCGTGCTTGAGCGCGTTGGTCAGGAACTCCTGCAGCACCCGGTACGCCGCAGCCGCGTGGGCGACGTCGAGCGGGACGGCGGCGCCGGTGACGGACTCGGTGACGACGTTGCCGGCCGCCCGCACGCCGTCGACGAGACGGGCGGTGTCGAGCTCGGCGGTGCCGGGGTCGCCTGCGGCCGCCGCGACCGGCCCGTCGGCGGCGGTCCGCGACAGCACGTCACGCACCTCGGCGAGCGACGAGCGCCCGACGACCGCGATACGTTCCAGCACATCGCGGACGAGCGGTGCCGACGCCGCCGGATCGCGCGGGTCGGCCGAGGCCAGCCGGGCGGCGTCGGCCTGCGCGATGATCACGGCGAGCGAGTGCCCGACGACGTCGTGGACCTCGCGGGTCAACCGGCTGCGCTCGGCCTGCGACTCGGCCAGGGCGGCGATACGCACCTGCTCGACCTGGTGGGCGGCCTCGGCCTGCCGGTAGCGCGCTTCCTGGCGCAGCAGCAGGCCGAGCACCCAGGGTGCGAGCAGGACGGCCACCGCTGCGACGGTGGCGCCGGCGATCCCCGCACCGGTGAGCCGGGTCAGCGCGGTCAGCCAGGTCGCGACGCCGCCGCCGGGCAGGCGCCCGGGGTAGAGCACCGCCCAGCCGAGCGCCACCAGCACCCCGAGCGGCGCCGAGACGCCGGCCAGCAGCACCGTCGGGCGGCCACCGTGCCGGGCGGCCGCGAAAGCGACGACCGCGCACGCGACCACCAGCTCGCCGACGGTTCGCCCGCTGCCCGCCAGCTGGACCGCACCGACGAGCCAGGCCAGCGCCACGGCGAGGGCCGGCCGGTGGCGCGCGATGCCGGCCGCCGTGGCCGCGAGCACCAGCACGGCGATGTCGGCCGCCCCCGGCCCGGCGCCGCCCCGCAGCGAGCAGACCCCGACGAGCAGGACGACGCCGGCGAGCGCGACGTCGACGACCCGACCCCGCCAGCTCCGCACGCCACGACACTAGGCGAGCCGGTGTGCCGCCGGCCTCAGCCGCTGGTACGAGGACGGTCGTCCGGAGGGACCGGGGGCACGGGACCGGCGGGCAGCGGACGGCCGTCGTCGGTGAGGGTGGCCAGCACCGCCGGGATGCCCTCGGCGAGCATCCGGCGCCGCACCGGCTGCAGCACGAGCCTGGCCGTGAGACGCCCGACGACGCCGGTGAACCCGGTGTGGTCGTAGGTGAAGCGGGTCCCGGTCGGAGTCGCCGCCAGTCGGTAGACGACCTCGCTGGGCGCCTCGTCCTCCCCGCCCCGCCAGCTGTACCGCAGCACTGTCGGCGCCTCGACGGCGAGCACCTCGCATCGCACGATGCCGTCCCAGCCGGGCACCGGCCGGCCGACGAAGCGGAAGCGGGTGCCGACGACCGGCGCGAAGCCCTCCGGCCGCCCGCCCCGGCCGCTCGCGGTCCATCGCGGCACGAGGGCCGGGTCGGTGAGCACGCGCCACACCGTCTCGGGCGGGCGGTCGTAGTCCTGGACGAGGTGGATGCGCGTCATGGACATTCCCTTCAGTGACTGTAGCTGCTATTGCGACTGTAACGCCTTCGGCGCAGGATGGGCACATGAGCGACCCCGACGCGACGCGAAGCGAGCTGCCCACCCTGCGCGAGCAGCGGCGCGACGA
Coding sequences within it:
- a CDS encoding GAF domain-containing protein; this translates as MFRAAAATVRDLQQQVEDGRHDIEAVTRVVTALASADTSADAVTIALEVVRTEFGWAYGSYWPLDRAAGVLRFGQESGSAGAEFRRVTRAASFAEGVGLSGRAWRTRELVFVADLKDVTDCVRAPAAGRAGVVSGVCFPIFDGPQLVATMDFFATEALQPSPQRLDALRSIGVLVSQALTRVRERERQAQAKEDLDAVNAVLRDISSAADEDAALRIALETVRSRFGWSYGSIWRLDEQRTALRFALESGSAGEEFRRVTLAATFAHGVGLAGRAWSTRDLVVVDDLGTVTDCVRAPAAQRAGVRSGVALPIVVAGEVVATMDFFAERAVELSESRADALRNTAFLLGQALERFSSAERLQRAGQELVSSIGEVERNVGVASTVAADGARLAGDANTQVGALATASAEITEVVRVIQSIAAQTKLLALNATIEAARAGEAGKGFAVVADEVKELAGETARATTEVETRVSAIQEQVGAVTASLRAIDEAVAEIHRSQHAIGGVVTEQIAVTSAILG
- a CDS encoding FtsX-like permease family protein, which gives rise to MSAATRRAAGVVTAVSALGAAQGVAIVMQIGATGDAVGAGMFGAGATAQLVLGILTVVFLTVAVTVTAVVVAGATEVVLTGQLREIALRRLLGAAARDERDRVRRAVMRRAVVGVAGGAVLGYGVSAAVLAFGVTQSREFRIGAAAFVPSPLLLVALGAQLVVTRGAVRRGTAVVLTVAPVAALRLSAEADAAVTATLAVPRRAAAAVLGAGVTLLAFAVAASTQTPLAMVPAVVGGVVTFVGLVSQAHRFVPGLLAGLARVLPRGVALELARRTLLRHPLRTSRAVLGIAAAVTLVTTFAVGIASFQAAVAEHYEGSAVAGLAHDVLTAVVSVVLVLTVFLVTTATIALGNAMWFGGWTRRRETALRRVLGQPGRATRAGVLAESLLLTLTATVLGLVVGLAFGWVGAQSVFGVEAEGHLVVPVVPPVLVAGAVAGVGLLAAIAAVAPTRAALRLPPIRAYLAG
- a CDS encoding ABC transporter ATP-binding protein; the protein is MTSPPTPASAPTSPSARIPPTPQARESSTYASVRRLLRATRVSRGYGSGHGRVAAVDDVTVDFDPGTLTAVMGPSGSGKSTLMHLLAGLDRPSSGGVTLGDQDLNALSDDDLTRLRRDAMGFVFQAFTVFDDLSVAENVDVPFRLARDVAPADPQWRAHLIDALDLAPLLARRPTEISGGQQQRVAIARALVHRPSVVFADEPTGNLDLATGRSVLALLAGLAPTQGCTVVMVTHDPAAAAVADRVLVLADGRLVHDLPRTDAATLSQLMLAEVAR
- a CDS encoding response regulator yields the protein MTSPVAVLLVDDQALFRSGLALTVGTQPDLRVVGEAGDGAAAVRLVEELRPDVVLMDVRMPGVDGVEACRRIFAPEAVARRTAPVRVIVLTTFDLDDRAATAIRLGASGFLLKDTTPEFLLAAIRTVHAGNAVLAPDDLGALMDGSLHAPRDVPPAYRTLTAKEEEVFHAVARGLSNLEIARSAHLSESTVKTHVGAILRKLALRDRVQLVVYAVDHGLR
- a CDS encoding sensor histidine kinase; translation: MRSWRGRVVDVALAGVVLLVGVCSLRGGAGPGAADIAVLVLAATAAGIARHRPALAVALAWLVGAVQLAGSGRTVGELVVACAVVAFAAARHGGRPTVLLAGVSAPLGVLVALGWAVLYPGRLPGGGVATWLTALTRLTGAGIAGATVAAVAVLLAPWVLGLLLRQEARYRQAEAAHQVEQVRIAALAESQAERSRLTREVHDVVGHSLAVIIAQADAARLASADPRDPAASAPLVRDVLERIAVVGRSSLAEVRDVLSRTAADGPVAAAAGDPGTAELDTARLVDGVRAAGNVVTESVTGAAVPLDVAHAAAAYRVLQEFLTNALKHGGQGEIEVDQVWAADALTLRVTNPAAATVAGAATGTGLAGVTSRLDPLGGSVRTTHARGRFVAVARLPLSADGTS
- a CDS encoding SRPBCC family protein, translating into MTRIHLVQDYDRPPETVWRVLTDPALVPRWTASGRGGRPEGFAPVVGTRFRFVGRPVPGWDGIVRCEVLAVEAPTVLRYSWRGGEDEAPSEVVYRLAATPTGTRFTYDHTGFTGVVGRLTARLVLQPVRRRMLAEGIPAVLATLTDDGRPLPAGPVPPVPPDDRPRTSG